The following are encoded together in the Bradysia coprophila strain Holo2 unplaced genomic scaffold, BU_Bcop_v1 contig_94, whole genome shotgun sequence genome:
- the LOC119085079 gene encoding uncharacterized protein LOC119085079, whose translation MLSNDCYKETQQSVMKVTETSPAIFKLFLKFLYQASFSTQPKSTAIELIKLADKYDVETLKRVCEVKLIEELNQSDCLSIFMFAHQYNCSQELIGKAFQFLQQKYFVGKMLPPNLSENPDEVQRLVTKMEEFDNTLQEVCEELSNPSKKIKKN comes from the exons ATGCTGTCGAACGACTGCTATAAAGAAACACAACAATCGGTGATGAAAGTCACTGAGACGTCACCAgcaatttttaaacttttcttgAAGTTCTTGTACCAAGCCAGTTTTTCAACTCAGCCAAAGAGTACTGCAATTGAACTCATCAAATTGGCCGACAAATATGATGTAGAGACCTTGAAGCGTGTCTGTGAAGTGAAACTGATTGAAGAATTGAATCAAAGCGATTGTCTTTCGATATTCATGTTCGCTCACCAGTACAACTGTTCGCAAGAGCTTATTGGAAAGGCGTTTCAGTTTCTTCAACA GAAATATTTCGTCGGCAAAATGTTGCCACCTAATTTGAGCGAAAATCCAGATGAAGTTCAACGGCTGGTGACAAAAATGGAAGAGTTCGATAACACGCTGCAGGAAGTTTGTGAAGAACTCAGCAACCCTTCCAaaaagataaagaaaaattaa